The Erinaceus europaeus chromosome 4, mEriEur2.1, whole genome shotgun sequence genomic sequence ctattttagctctATTCCAAGGAGCTGTGACTtgactaaattttgcctgagcccaacagttaaacatgcaggtgggctgaagtattgtctgggaagtggCTAGTGTCAGAATTAGAAATAGCACTAGAGGGGCTAGATAGcagaatggctatgcaaacagactctcacgtctgaagttccgaagtcccaggttcaattcccccacaccaccataaaccagagctgagcactgttctggttaaaaaaaaaaaaaagtctcaacttCAGCAGAAatagcactagaaagctggatcagggcagagtagccCCCAAGTACAggacaagtatataaataccattaactgtagacgccacccatctgatctggggcccgtgtctattcacattcagcacaggagcctgtgtgccctccgagtccctgtcagtctgagctcacagtccctggtccCAGCTGGAACATTcgaggctgcactcatgtcaggacccgtcttcctccagtggcagagtaggttgaccgggtctctcttcagagagtgaggagtccccaccatggctgctctacattcaaggcaaggtcctggagaggcccacaagagggtttatgatgctgttcctgatggagaggagccggtgatggtggagagagggatagagggatctgctagaggtctaggcccatcatgtctacgtgggaatcccaggactccctgcctagggccctgggtgatggggtggcctgactaacgtgtgctggtctctttcacttatccagcttttgtagttcttacttcgTATCACAGGGTTGGAGctgggagtgactgagggaagtgaaataagaagtaggaaCTCGCACgccgctggtgggaatgtgaagtgGTCTGAGCCCTGCGGAAAATGCCTCAAGACATTACAGATGAACCTgcccggggccgggtggtgctgcACTCCAGTGAGCGCCCGGTACCCCTGGGACCCCTGGCCCGGCCGCAGGGGGACACCTCCCAGCAgccaggcaggtctgcaggtgtccatctcccCGTACTTTGAGCCATTGTGTGCACTTCTAACGTGTTTGCTACCGACAgccagcacacacatacacaagggCTGTGTGAGGCATCCCAGCCTTTTCAACAATGTTTTAGCAGGTTCCGGCACCGGTGCCCGTGGCCCGGACCCCCAAGCCCTTGAGTTAGATCCCAGGCAGAACATCTGCCTCTCCTCTTTCATTAGTAGGTGAAATCTTTGACGAGATGAGAGAAAACCACTGACCTACAATTTCGAATCagtttctttaaaacaaacaaacaaacaatcaaacaacCCAGCGGTaagggccaggcaggggcacacctgcttgagtgcacgttTCCAAGCGccaggtgccaggttcaagccccggggccCCGCCCGCAGGGGCCAAGTTCCACCagcggtgaagcggtgctgccgctctttctcccctctttgcCTCTCAATTTGCCGGACCCGATAAAATAAGCTTTTCTCCTTCACGTTCCAATAGCTCAGTACTTCCCTCAGGAGACACTGACATACTGCCCGCGTCTTTCTACTCCGGCCGGCCGTCCTGTTACAGAAAAAACctcgggggagtcgggcggcagcgcagcgggttcagcgcgcGTGTATAATacggacccgggttcgagcccccggctctgccATGGTCGACCTGCCCATTTCACTTGCTGGGCTTTTCGTCCCTTCTTTCTCTAAACATTTTGTGTGTATAACGGACTCGAGTTTGTCGTTTTGCTTCCACCTACctatgagttaaatagaaagtaAATGTGAggaagccgggcggtggcgccgcgggttaagcgcaggtggcgcgaagcacaaggaccggcgtgaggctcccggttcgagcccccggctccccacctgcaggggagtcgcttcccaggcggtgaagcaggtctgcgggtgtctgtctgtctctccccctctctgtcttcccctcctctctccatttctctctgtcctatccaacaacaacaacagtaataactgcaacaatgaaacaagggcaacacgagGGAAAATAAAGCCGGGAGCTGCGGCCACGCGCGTGCAGGGTGTTGGGCGCCGGCctgcgccccccgccccccgcccgcccgccacGCAGCCCCAGGGCTGGCTCCCCGCCACTTCTGAGCTTAGGCTGCCTTttcgtggttttttttttttttttttttgtacttttgcctccagggttatcgccggggctcacgaacccaccgctcctggaggccatttttcctttttgttgcctttgttgttttattgctgcagttattattattattgacgtcgtcgttattggataggacagagagagatggagagaggaggggaagacagagagagggggagagaaagacagacagacacctgcagacctgcttcaccgcctgggaagcgactcccctgcaggcggggagccgggggctcgaaccgggatcctcacgccggtccctgcgcttcgcatcaccgcccccccgccccccacccccccccccgacttttcCATCCCACGACCGTCGGTCGCCATGTGCTCGGCCCCTCGGCGCGgcgcccgccccccgccccgccccgcccccagcgGCCCCAGCAGTGCACACGGGGAGGCGGACGACCGTGCGAGCTTTATGGGGGAGGCACcgggcacaggcacaggcacaggaaCAGGCAGAGCCGCCCCCCCCTCGCCgtcccgccgccccgccgccccgcgcgGTGCTCCGTCGGGTCCGCCGGAAGTCGGTCGGGCAGGCGCCCCCTCGCCGGCTCCGCGCATCCGGGCGGCGGAAGCGGAAGTCGCCATCCTGGAGCCGGTGCCGGGGGTCGGGGGTCccgcggggcagggcagggcgtgGCGCCACGCTCCGTCAGTTCTCCTCGGGCTTGTCGGCCGGCGGCCCGCAGGGCTGCAGCATCTTCTCCATGAGGTTGAAGCGCACCCGCGCTTTGCTCTCGTTCTCCGCGATGGCGAAGTAGTTGAGCAGGTCGAAGTGGCCCATGTAGGAGCAGTAGGAGTCGCGGTGCTGGTTCACCAGCCACTCCCACTTGGTGGTGTCGGCGTGGCCCGTGCCGATGTACTTGGACTGCAGGTGCTCCAGCTGGCTGTGGATCGTGTAGCGGTCCGTCATGTCGCCGCTCTGTCCTCCGCCGCCTCTGTCCTCAGGCCGCCGCCGACAGGGAGCAAGGTGAGCGCTCCAACTCGCCCGCCCGACGGGGATCGACGGCACCCGACCTCCGGCTCGGCGCGGTCGCTGGCGAATGACGTCACGGCAGCGCGCCGCGCCGTCCCCAGGCGCCGGGAACCGGAAGCGGGTTGCCTAGGCGACGCGGAGAGCCACGCCCCCTCCCGTCCGGGCCTCGCGAGCCCCGCCCCCTTCGGTGGGACGTCGGAGGACGTGGTTTGGGGGTCGCAGAGCGTTGCATGCTGGGATTTGTAGTTTCCGAGCGAACGTGGCGCCCGCTGCCTGTTAAACCGGCTCAAGCTAGTTTTGGAGTTGCGGGGGCGGCCTGCTGCGGGGagtctgggggggaggggaaggagggagtgaCGTCGTGGCGGGGGACCGGCTGGTTGGGGAGCTGGAAAGGCGGATGTGGCCACCTGTGTGTCGCTTACTGAGTGTGTCCTTCAAGGCCTCGCAGTGCTGTGCACGGTGTCTGGCTCCCGCCTGATGACCGAGCACAGCACCAGCTCAAGCACCTTGTGTCTCCCGCGGGAAGCGCCCCCCTCCtctggaactttaaaaaaaaattttttttttaattgcctttatttattggctagagacagagagaaattgagagagaaggggagacagagagacagacagacaagacacctgcagccctgcttcaccgctcgcaaagctttccccctgcaggtggggcccgggggctcgaacccgggtcctggcgcgcTGTTctgtgagcgcttagccaggcGCCGCCGGCCGGCCGCTGTCCTCTCGGATTTCTTGGtttcttggttttgtttgtttttgcgcgtgtgtgacttagaaatgccTGACAGCGCTGTCAGAGCACAGGGGCACAGCTCCACACAGCCGCAGCGCCAGGTCTCCGTGTCCCACCCTCCGCTGAcagcttcccattctctgtccctctgggagcacggacccagggtcatcgtgggattcttcttcttctagcgtctgcccttcttccgtagccagtccacagcgtcaggtggagcctgatgtcaagtttcgagacctcctttgaatctggagaggtggcagtcgctgactatgtgggtcatagtctgtctggagccgcaggggtagttcgggtcatctctggctccccagcgatggaacatagcggtgcaccggccatggcctgttcgatagcgattgaggagggcccaatcataacgtgctaggtcaaagccggttgacgcttgcaggggtctgtgatgaggtgtttgttcttgacctcagctgactgccagctctgtttccaagagtctggaacagagaagttcagtgtaggcgtaggggaccagattgggtgacgagacgtcaagcgttggacagggtgggcgaagatctccgcgtatattggcaggtccggtcgagcgtagacgtgggaaatgaacttagatgatgccgcatcccgacgaatatctggcggggcgatgttgctgagaactggcagccatggaaccggggtggaacggagggttccagaaatgatcctcatggaggaatataatttggaatcgaccaagtggacatgggggctacatcctggggcacagtattctgtatcgtgggatgcagaaggcggaaggtctggcttctgtcattgcttccccgctgaacatgggtgttggcaggtggatccacactcccagcctgtctctttcccttgtagggcagggctctagggagatggggcttcaggacacatggtggggtcttcaatccagggaagtctggtcacatcatggtagcatctggaacctggtggctgaaaggcggtgagATCTAAAGCAGGGCACGTTGTTTAACACACAGGAACTCTAAAGTAAGAGCAGAGCAGGTGACATGAGGGGCatgggggtgggaagaagctagtaggtctcttttaggaatatttcaaggggctcgtGCCTTgactaattttttgcctgaacctgtccgctaacatgcaggtgggctaatagTATTGTCAGGGGAGAGGGTGTCAGAGTTCAGAATAGGGCTAgattgacaacaacaagggcaacaaaagggaatacataagtattttttttaaaaaaagaatagggctagaaagctggctcagggcagagagtagctcccaaagatggAAAAAGTATAGAAATACCATGAACTtggagaaaggatcccagttggagcccccggctccccacctgcaggggagtcgcttcacaggcagtgaagcaggtctgcaggtgtctgtctttctctccccctctctgtcttcccctcctctctccatgtctctctgtcctatccaac encodes the following:
- the SF3B5 gene encoding splicing factor 3B subunit 5 is translated as MTDRYTIHSQLEHLQSKYIGTGHADTTKWEWLVNQHRDSYCSYMGHFDLLNYFAIAENESKARVRFNLMEKMLQPCGPPADKPEEN